CCAAGGCAGGCGATGTGTACTACCTCCGTCTCATTCATCCTTTGGGCGCAGGAGATGAATTCGTCTTTACCACCACGGGGGAATGGATCGATCCGCAGAAGGCGGCGCAGCAATTTACGGACGATCCTTATGTCGTGCCCAATCCTTATGTCGGTTCGGCAAGTTTCGAGGCCGAGCGCTTTGCCATCTCCGGGCGGGGAGAGCGGCGCATCGAGTTCCGCGGCTTGCCTGAGCGGTGTACCATCCGCATCTACACTGTGCGCGGCGAACTGGTGCAAACGCTCTACCATGACGGCTCCACGCACGGCTACGTGCCTTGGGACCTGCGCACCAAGGACAACCTCGACGTGGCCCCAGGACTGTACATTTTCCATGTGGATGCTGGCAGTCTCGGCAGCAAGATCGGCAAATTCGCCATTATCAAGTGAGGGCGGGTCACCCATGAGAGCGCAAAAGTCTGATCCCCGCAGTCCGCGCCCGGTTCTTCTGTTGGTGTGCGTGGCGGCAGTGCAGGTGCTGATCGTCCCGGGCGTCTTGGCGCAAAGCAAGACTGGCACCACCATCGGCCAGTTCTTGCTCATCGAGCCCAGTGCCCGCTACGCAGCGATGGGGAACGCGGGCGTGGCCTCCTGCGACGACATTGGCGCCGTGTACTACAATCCCGGCGCATTGGGTCGCCTGCAGGGGTACGGTCTGCAGGTGACCCACAGCGAATGGCTGGCGGACATCTCCTACGACTATGTGGCGGCGTTGGTGGGGGCCGGGCAGATTGGCAACTTGCTTTTCACGGTGACCTCGCTTCAGTCTGGTGAAATCGACGTGCGGACGGTGGAGCAGCCACTGGGCACCGGAGAAAGGTACACGGTGTCTAATATCGCGCTTGGCGTTGGTTACGGTCGCCAGGTTACGGACCGGTTCTCCATGGGTGTGCAAGTGAGCTATGTGCAAGAGACCATCTGGCACAGCTCTCTGGCCACGGTGGCCATTAACGTGGGAACGCTGTACAATCTCACCACCAGCGGTTTGCGGCTGGGCGCGAGCATTTCGAACTTTGGCCTTGGCGCACGCTACCAGGGGCGGGACTTGCGCATCCAGTACGACAATGACCCCACTCGCTACGGAGACAACAGCAGTCTGCCAGGGGAGGTCTATACGGAGAAGTATCCGCTGCCGGTCCTTTTTCGCGTGGGGCTTAGCTGGCCTTTCCGCATCAGTGAGCGGCACCAGCTCTCTGCGGCTGTCACTGCCTTTCACCCAAGCGACAACACGGAAAGCATCAGTTTCGGCGCGGAGTGGCGGATGTTCGGCAGCGTAGCGCTGCGCGCAGGCTACCAGAACCTATTCCTCAAGGATTCCGAGGTCGGGCTCACTTTGGGCGCCGGAGCGCGATTGGCTTTGGGCGATACGGAGTTGCAGATCGACTACGCGTGGGCCGACCACGGACGCCTGGAGTACACGCAGCGCTTCTCCCTGGGGTTCAGCTTCTGAGAGAGCTGTGAGGCTCAGCGGCTGGACAAAGGTTGCTCTCGGTGCCTTAGGCCTGCTTGGTCTGCTTGGGTGCTCGCGGCAAAGGGAGCCTGCGGGGAAGGTGGTCACCATGTGGGCCATAGGCGCCGAGGGGGAGCGGCTTGGACCGCTGGTAGAATGGTTCATGCGCGAGAATCCAGGAGTGCGCCTGTACGTCCAGACGATTCCCTGGAGCGCTGCGCACGAGAAGCTCATCACCGCCGTTGCCGGTGGCACCCAGCCTGACCTTTGTCAACTCGGCAACACTTGGATGCCCGAGTTCCACGCCATGCAAGCCCTCGCTCCTTTGGACAGTTTCATCGCTGCATCGGCTGTGGTCAAACCGGAGCGATACTTCTCCGGACCCTGGGCATCAGGCGTGTTCGGGGGCAAAGTTTATGGTGTGCCCTGGTATGTGGAGACCAGGGTCCTCTTCTACCGCACGGACCTCCTGGCCGAGGCAGGCTTTTCCACTGGACCGCGTACCTGGGACGAGCTGTACGAAGCGTGTCGGCGACTCACTGCGGACACCGATGGGGACGGCAGGCCGGACCGTTACGGGCTAACGCTGCCGGTGAACGTCTGGGAGGAGCTGCTCTTTTTTACCTGGCAGGCAGGTGGTCGTATACTGGCCGACGACATGTTTACCCCTGCGGTGACCTCCGAGCAGAGCAAAGATGCATGGCGCTTCTACGTCCGGTTTTTCCGTGATGGGTTGGTCCCCGTGACCAGTGGCCTCCTGACCGATCTGTTCCAGGCGTTCGAGAGCGGCTACTATGCGATGTTCTTCTCAGGGCCTTGGATGCTAAGCCAGGTGGCGCAGAACTGTCCGCGGCTGACCGGCCGCTGGAGCGTGGTGCCTATGCCCGCGTTTCGCACGCGTGATTCCTGGGCGGGCGGCAGCAACTTGGTGATCTTCCGCAAGGCGAAGCACAAGGCTGAGGCCTGGAAGGTCATCGAATTCCTTTCGCGCGTCGAGGTGCAGAAGCAGTGGTATCACTTGACCTCTGACTTGCCGGCGGTGGAAGATGCGTGGCAGGACAGCAGCTTGGCGGCCAACCCGCTCATCCAAGTCTTCCATGAACAGCTGCAGCACACGCGGCCGGCGCCCCAGGTGCCCGAATGGGAGCAGATCGCCAGCCGCATCAACCGGTGGCTGGAAGCGGCGGTGTATGGAAAGGTGACCGTGGACCAGGCGGTTGAAGGCCTGGCAAGGGATATCGAGAGCATCATGCGCAAGCGCCCTGCCCAGCACAGGCACGCTGGGCGCTTGCTGCCAGCAGACCCCAGCAGAGCTCAGCCTCTGGAGGTGGGACGGTCGTGAGGTTTGTGCCGCCGCGACGTGGGTGGAGACAGAGCTGGGCACCGGTCTTTTTCGTTGCGCCAAGCGTCTTGCTCCTCCTGGCGTTTTTCTTCATCCCGGTCGGGGTGGCATTCCTGATGAGCCTCTCGGATCTCAGCCTCTACTCCTTGGGGGATTGGCGCCTGACTTCCTTTGTTGGCTTCGCCAACTACGCCGCCCTGCTGCGCGACGGTCTGTTCTGGCGCGCGCTGGCTAACACCTTCTACTTTGTGCTTGTCGCCGGGCCGGTGACGGTCGGCGTTTCCTTCGTTGCGGCATTGGCGCTCAATTCGCGGCTGGTCAAGCTGCGAAGCGTCTTCCGGCTGGGGTTCTTCATGCCCGTGGTGACCACGCTGGTCGCGGTCGCGGTCGTCTGGCGGTGGATCTATCACCCCCGTTTTGGCCTGCTCAACTACCTGCTGTCGGTCATTGGCATCCAGGGCCCGGATTGGCTGGCAACTACAACGTGGGCCATGCCGGCACTCATTCTGATGGCGGTGTGGAAGAACTTTGGCTACAATATGATCATCTTCTTGGCAGGGCTGCAGAGCATTGCCCCTTCCTACTACGAGGCGGCGCGCATCGACGGGGCAAATGCCTGGCAGAGCACGTGGCGGATCACCGTGCCCCTTTTGGGCCCGACCACGCTCTTTGTGAGCATTGTGACTACCATCGGCTACCTGCAGTTCTTCGCCGAGCCGTACATCATGACGCAGGGAGGCCCACTGGACAGCACGCTTTCGGTGGTGCTGCTGATGTACCAGGAAGCGTTCAAGTTCTGGAACATGGGCTACGCAGCGGCAATCGCCTTCACGCTTTTCGCGGTGATTCTGCTGTTAACCTTGGCACAGATGCGCACGCAGAGGCGCCACTTGTGAGGAGAGTCGGCAAATGTGGTCTCTTGCCGTAGATTTGTCCCGACAAGGCGCGCCAGTCGGGCAGCGGGCAGCAAGGGTGCGCAGCATGGCGATTTGGCCAACGAGCAAGTCGGTGCTGCTGCACTTAGCTTTGGTGGTCGTGTTCGCGATCACCCTGGCGCCTTTTGCCTGGATGGTCTCCACGTCGCTGAAACCGACTGGCGCCTCGTTCACCTTGCCGCCGCAGTGGATTCCGCGTCCGGCGACCTTGGTGCAGTACAAGACGCTGTTTGCGCAGATGAACTTTGCTCGCGCCACGCTCAACAGCCTGGTCGTCGCAGTCTCAGTGACTGTGCTGGGGCTTTTCATCAATTCGCTCGCCGGGTTCGCTTTCGCCAAGTACCAGTTCCCTGGGCGGCAGAGGCTCTTCGGCCTGTTGTTGGCGTCGATGATGATCCCAGGGCAGGTGGCCATGTTGCCCCTGTTCATGATGTTCAACAAGCTGGGCCTGCTCAACAACTACCTTGGCCTGATTATTCCCGGCATGGCCAGCATGTTCGGTATCTTTCTGCTCAAGCAGTTCATGATGTCGATTCCCGATGCGCTGTTGGATTCGGCGCGCATCGATGGGGCGAGCGAGTGGCGCATCTACTGGCAGGTGGTGCTGCCTTTGACCAAACCTGCCTTAGCGACTTTGGCCGTGTTCAGCTTCATGGGGGCCTGGAACGACTTTCTCTGGCCCCTCATCGTCATGACCAAGCAGTCGATGTACACTCTGCCGGTGGCCCTGGCCAACCTGACCGGGGAGGAACACCGCACCCAATACGAATTGCTGATGGCTGGCTCGGTGGTGGTAA
This genomic stretch from Calditrichota bacterium harbors:
- a CDS encoding PorV/PorQ family protein — translated: MRAQKSDPRSPRPVLLLVCVAAVQVLIVPGVLAQSKTGTTIGQFLLIEPSARYAAMGNAGVASCDDIGAVYYNPGALGRLQGYGLQVTHSEWLADISYDYVAALVGAGQIGNLLFTVTSLQSGEIDVRTVEQPLGTGERYTVSNIALGVGYGRQVTDRFSMGVQVSYVQETIWHSSLATVAINVGTLYNLTTSGLRLGASISNFGLGARYQGRDLRIQYDNDPTRYGDNSSLPGEVYTEKYPLPVLFRVGLSWPFRISERHQLSAAVTAFHPSDNTESISFGAEWRMFGSVALRAGYQNLFLKDSEVGLTLGAGARLALGDTELQIDYAWADHGRLEYTQRFSLGFSF
- a CDS encoding sugar ABC transporter substrate-binding protein, coding for MRLSGWTKVALGALGLLGLLGCSRQREPAGKVVTMWAIGAEGERLGPLVEWFMRENPGVRLYVQTIPWSAAHEKLITAVAGGTQPDLCQLGNTWMPEFHAMQALAPLDSFIAASAVVKPERYFSGPWASGVFGGKVYGVPWYVETRVLFYRTDLLAEAGFSTGPRTWDELYEACRRLTADTDGDGRPDRYGLTLPVNVWEELLFFTWQAGGRILADDMFTPAVTSEQSKDAWRFYVRFFRDGLVPVTSGLLTDLFQAFESGYYAMFFSGPWMLSQVAQNCPRLTGRWSVVPMPAFRTRDSWAGGSNLVIFRKAKHKAEAWKVIEFLSRVEVQKQWYHLTSDLPAVEDAWQDSSLAANPLIQVFHEQLQHTRPAPQVPEWEQIASRINRWLEAAVYGKVTVDQAVEGLARDIESIMRKRPAQHRHAGRLLPADPSRAQPLEVGRS
- a CDS encoding sugar ABC transporter permease, which translates into the protein MSLSDLSLYSLGDWRLTSFVGFANYAALLRDGLFWRALANTFYFVLVAGPVTVGVSFVAALALNSRLVKLRSVFRLGFFMPVVTTLVAVAVVWRWIYHPRFGLLNYLLSVIGIQGPDWLATTTWAMPALILMAVWKNFGYNMIIFLAGLQSIAPSYYEAARIDGANAWQSTWRITVPLLGPTTLFVSIVTTIGYLQFFAEPYIMTQGGPLDSTLSVVLLMYQEAFKFWNMGYAAAIAFTLFAVILLLTLAQMRTQRRHL
- a CDS encoding carbohydrate ABC transporter permease, whose product is MAIWPTSKSVLLHLALVVVFAITLAPFAWMVSTSLKPTGASFTLPPQWIPRPATLVQYKTLFAQMNFARATLNSLVVAVSVTVLGLFINSLAGFAFAKYQFPGRQRLFGLLLASMMIPGQVAMLPLFMMFNKLGLLNNYLGLIIPGMASMFGIFLLKQFMMSIPDALLDSARIDGASEWRIYWQVVLPLTKPALATLAVFSFMGAWNDFLWPLIVMTKQSMYTLPVALANLTGEEHRTQYELLMAGSVVVILPIAIAFLAMQRFYMSGITAGSVKE